One segment of Opisthocomus hoazin isolate bOpiHoa1 chromosome 22, bOpiHoa1.hap1, whole genome shotgun sequence DNA contains the following:
- the ANXA6 gene encoding annexin A6 isoform X1 has product MAPKGKVYRGSVKDFPGFDASQDAEALYNAMKGFGSDKEAILDLITSRSNKQRVEICQAYKSLYGKDLIADLKYELTGKFERLIVSLMRPPAYSDAKEIKDAIAGIGTDEKCLIEILASRTNQEIHNLVAAYKDAYERDLEADIVGDTSGHFKKMLVVLLQGTREEDDVVSEDLVEQDAKDLLEAGEMKWGTDEAQFIYILGRRSKQHLRLVFDEYLKISGKPIERSIRGELSGDFEKLMLAVVKCVRSTAEYFAERLHKAMKGLGTRDNTLIRIMVSRSEIDMLDIREVFRTKYEKSLYNMIKEDTSGEYKKALLKLCGGDDDAAGEFFPEAAQVAYRMWELSAVAKVELRGTVQPAAGFNDDGDAQVLRKAMKGLGTDEGAIIDVVTQRSNAQRQQILKAYKAHYGRDLMADLKSELSGSLAKLILGLMLTPAQYDAKQLQKAVEGAGTDESVLIEIMATRNNKEIAAINEAYQEAYHKRLEDDLSSDTSGHFKRILVSLALGNRDEGPENLTQAHEDAKVVAETLKLADVSSNDSSDSLETRFLSILCTRSYPHLRRVFQEFIKMTNHDVEHAIRKRMSGDVRDAFLAIVRSVKNKPAFFADKLYKSMKGAGTDERTLTRIMISRSEIDLLNIRGEFIDLFDKSLHHMIEKDTSGDYCKALLALCGGDD; this is encoded by the exons GTCTACAGGGGTTCGGTGAAGGATTTCCCAGGCTTTGATGCCAGTCAGGATGCAGAGGCCTTGTACAATGCCATGAAGGGATTTG GCAGTGACAAGGAGGCCATCCTTGACCTCATCACCTCCAGAAGCAACAAGCAGCGAGTGGAGATCTGCCAAGCCTACAAGTCCCTCTACGGGAAG GACCTCATCGCAGACCTCAAGTACGAGCTGACAGGGAAGTTTGAGCGGCTGATTGTGAGCCTGATGCGGCCCCCAGCTTACAGTGATGCCAAGGAGATCAAAGATGCCATCGCG GGCATCGGCACGGATGAGAAATGCCTCATTGAGATCCTCGCCTCCCGCACCAACCAGGAGATCCACAACCTGGTGGCTGCCTACAAAGACG CCTACGAGAGAGACCTGGAGGCTGACATCGTTGGAGACACGTCAGGCCACTTCAAGAAGATGCTCGTTGTTCTCCTTCAG GGCACCAGGGAGGAGGATGACGTGGTGAGCGAGGACCTGGTGGAGCAGGATGCCAAG GACCTGCTGGAAGCTGGCGAGATGAAATGGGGCACGGACGAGGCCCAGTTCATCTACATCCTTGGCCGGCGAAGCAAGCAGCACCTCCGCCTGG TCTTTGATGAGTACCTGAAGATTTCCGGGAAGCCAATCGAGAGGAGCATCCGGGGAGAGCTCTCTGGTGACTTCGAGAAGCTGATGCTGGCCGTGG TGAAGTGCGTCAGAAGCACGGCAGAGTACTTTGCTGAAAGGCTCCACAAGGCCATGAAG GGGCTGGGCACGAGAGACAACACGCTGATCCGCATCATGGTGTCCCGCAGCGAGATCGACATGCTGGACATCCGGGAGGTGTTCAGGACCAAGTATGAGAAATCTCTTTACAACATGATAAAG gagGACACCTCCGGGGAGTACAAGAAGGCTTTGCTGAAGCTGTGTGGAGGGGACGATGA TGCCGCAGGTGAGTTCTTCCCCGAGGCGGCGCAGGTGGCCTATCGGATGTGGGAGCTTAGCGCGGTGGCCAAAGTCGAG CTGCGAGGAACCGTGCAGCCCGCGGCAGGCTTCAACGACGACGGGGACGCACAGGTGCTGAGGAAGGCGATGAAGGGCCTGG GCACGGACGAAGGGGCCATCATCGACGTGGTGACGCAGAGGAGCAacgcccagaggcagcagatccTAAAGGCTTACAAAGCTCACTACGGCAGG GACCTGATGGCAGACCTGAAATCCGAGCTGTCGGGCAGCCTGGCCAAGCTGATCCTGGGGCTCATGCTGACGCCGGCGCAGTACGATGCCAAGCAGCTGCAGAAGGCCGTGGAG GGGGCCGGCACAGACGAGAGCGTCCTCATCGAAATCATGGCCACGCGGAACAACAAGGAGATCGCAGCTATCAACGAGGCGTACCAGGAAG CCTACCACAAGCGCCTGGAAGACGACCTGAGCTCTGACACATCAGGGCATTTCAAGAGGATTCTCGTCTCCCTGGCTCTG GGCAACCGTGACGAAGGACCAGAGAACCTCACACAGGCGCATGAAGATGCCAAG GTTGTTGCTGAGACCCTG AAACTTGCTGACGTCTCCAGCAACGACTCCAGTGACTCCCTGGAGACCCGCTTCCTCAGCATCCTCTGCACCCGCAGCTACCCTCACCTCCGCAGAG tgTTTCAGGAGTTCATCAAAATGACCAACCACGACGTGGAGCACGCCATCAGGAAGCGGATGTCGGGAGACGTGAGGGACGCCTTCTTGGCTATCG TCCGGAGCGTGAAGAACAAGCCAGCCTTCTTTGCTGACAAGCTCTACAAGTCCATGAAG GGTGCTGGCACGGATGAGAGGACCCTCACCCGGATCATGATTTCCCGGAGCGAGATCGACCTGCTCAACATCCGGGGCGAGTTCATAGACCTGTTCGACAAATCGCTGCACCACATGATTGAG AAGGACACCTCCGGCGACTACTGCAAGGCTCTGCTGGCCCTGTGCGGGGGGGATGACTAG
- the ANXA6 gene encoding annexin A6 isoform X3, with product MAPKGKVYRGSVKDFPGFDASQDAEALYNAMKGFGSDKEAILDLITSRSNKQRVEICQAYKSLYGKDLIADLKYELTGKFERLIVSLMRPPAYSDAKEIKDAIAGIGTDEKCLIEILASRTNQEIHNLVAAYKDAYERDLEADIVGDTSGHFKKMLVVLLQGTREEDDVVSEDLVEQDAKDLLEAGEMKWGTDEAQFIYILGRRSKQHLRLVFDEYLKISGKPIERSIRGELSGDFEKLMLAVVKCVRSTAEYFAERLHKAMKGLGTRDNTLIRIMVSRSEIDMLDIREVFRTKYEKSLYNMIKEDTSGEYKKALLKLCGGDDEGDGGGDVLTEPQLRGTVQPAAGFNDDGDAQVLRKAMKGLGTDEGAIIDVVTQRSNAQRQQILKAYKAHYGRDLMADLKSELSGSLAKLILGLMLTPAQYDAKQLQKAVEGAGTDESVLIEIMATRNNKEIAAINEAYQEAYHKRLEDDLSSDTSGHFKRILVSLALGNRDEGPENLTQAHEDAKVVAETLKLADVSSNDSSDSLETRFLSILCTRSYPHLRRVFQEFIKMTNHDVEHAIRKRMSGDVRDAFLAIVRSVKNKPAFFADKLYKSMKGAGTDERTLTRIMISRSEIDLLNIRGEFIDLFDKSLHHMIEKDTSGDYCKALLALCGGDD from the exons GTCTACAGGGGTTCGGTGAAGGATTTCCCAGGCTTTGATGCCAGTCAGGATGCAGAGGCCTTGTACAATGCCATGAAGGGATTTG GCAGTGACAAGGAGGCCATCCTTGACCTCATCACCTCCAGAAGCAACAAGCAGCGAGTGGAGATCTGCCAAGCCTACAAGTCCCTCTACGGGAAG GACCTCATCGCAGACCTCAAGTACGAGCTGACAGGGAAGTTTGAGCGGCTGATTGTGAGCCTGATGCGGCCCCCAGCTTACAGTGATGCCAAGGAGATCAAAGATGCCATCGCG GGCATCGGCACGGATGAGAAATGCCTCATTGAGATCCTCGCCTCCCGCACCAACCAGGAGATCCACAACCTGGTGGCTGCCTACAAAGACG CCTACGAGAGAGACCTGGAGGCTGACATCGTTGGAGACACGTCAGGCCACTTCAAGAAGATGCTCGTTGTTCTCCTTCAG GGCACCAGGGAGGAGGATGACGTGGTGAGCGAGGACCTGGTGGAGCAGGATGCCAAG GACCTGCTGGAAGCTGGCGAGATGAAATGGGGCACGGACGAGGCCCAGTTCATCTACATCCTTGGCCGGCGAAGCAAGCAGCACCTCCGCCTGG TCTTTGATGAGTACCTGAAGATTTCCGGGAAGCCAATCGAGAGGAGCATCCGGGGAGAGCTCTCTGGTGACTTCGAGAAGCTGATGCTGGCCGTGG TGAAGTGCGTCAGAAGCACGGCAGAGTACTTTGCTGAAAGGCTCCACAAGGCCATGAAG GGGCTGGGCACGAGAGACAACACGCTGATCCGCATCATGGTGTCCCGCAGCGAGATCGACATGCTGGACATCCGGGAGGTGTTCAGGACCAAGTATGAGAAATCTCTTTACAACATGATAAAG gagGACACCTCCGGGGAGTACAAGAAGGCTTTGCTGAAGCTGTGTGGAGGGGACGATGA GGGTGATGGTGGCGGGGACGTCCTCACTGAGCCCCAG CTGCGAGGAACCGTGCAGCCCGCGGCAGGCTTCAACGACGACGGGGACGCACAGGTGCTGAGGAAGGCGATGAAGGGCCTGG GCACGGACGAAGGGGCCATCATCGACGTGGTGACGCAGAGGAGCAacgcccagaggcagcagatccTAAAGGCTTACAAAGCTCACTACGGCAGG GACCTGATGGCAGACCTGAAATCCGAGCTGTCGGGCAGCCTGGCCAAGCTGATCCTGGGGCTCATGCTGACGCCGGCGCAGTACGATGCCAAGCAGCTGCAGAAGGCCGTGGAG GGGGCCGGCACAGACGAGAGCGTCCTCATCGAAATCATGGCCACGCGGAACAACAAGGAGATCGCAGCTATCAACGAGGCGTACCAGGAAG CCTACCACAAGCGCCTGGAAGACGACCTGAGCTCTGACACATCAGGGCATTTCAAGAGGATTCTCGTCTCCCTGGCTCTG GGCAACCGTGACGAAGGACCAGAGAACCTCACACAGGCGCATGAAGATGCCAAG GTTGTTGCTGAGACCCTG AAACTTGCTGACGTCTCCAGCAACGACTCCAGTGACTCCCTGGAGACCCGCTTCCTCAGCATCCTCTGCACCCGCAGCTACCCTCACCTCCGCAGAG tgTTTCAGGAGTTCATCAAAATGACCAACCACGACGTGGAGCACGCCATCAGGAAGCGGATGTCGGGAGACGTGAGGGACGCCTTCTTGGCTATCG TCCGGAGCGTGAAGAACAAGCCAGCCTTCTTTGCTGACAAGCTCTACAAGTCCATGAAG GGTGCTGGCACGGATGAGAGGACCCTCACCCGGATCATGATTTCCCGGAGCGAGATCGACCTGCTCAACATCCGGGGCGAGTTCATAGACCTGTTCGACAAATCGCTGCACCACATGATTGAG AAGGACACCTCCGGCGACTACTGCAAGGCTCTGCTGGCCCTGTGCGGGGGGGATGACTAG
- the ANXA6 gene encoding annexin A6 isoform X2, with translation MAPKGKVYRGSVKDFPGFDASQDAEALYNAMKGFGSDKEAILDLITSRSNKQRVEICQAYKSLYGKDLIADLKYELTGKFERLIVSLMRPPAYSDAKEIKDAIAGIGTDEKCLIEILASRTNQEIHNLVAAYKDAYERDLEADIVGDTSGHFKKMLVVLLQGTREEDDVVSEDLVEQDAKDLLEAGEMKWGTDEAQFIYILGRRSKQHLRLVFDEYLKISGKPIERSIRGELSGDFEKLMLAVVKCVRSTAEYFAERLHKAMKGLGTRDNTLIRIMVSRSEIDMLDIREVFRTKYEKSLYNMIKEDTSGEYKKALLKLCGGDDDAAGEFFPEAAQVAYRMWELSAVAKVELRGTVQPAAGFNDDGDAQVLRKAMKGLGTDEGAIIDVVTQRSNAQRQQILKAYKAHYGRDLMADLKSELSGSLAKLILGLMLTPAQYDAKQLQKAVEGAGTDESVLIEIMATRNNKEIAAINEAYQEAYHKRLEDDLSSDTSGHFKRILVSLALGNRDEGPENLTQAHEDAKKLADVSSNDSSDSLETRFLSILCTRSYPHLRRVFQEFIKMTNHDVEHAIRKRMSGDVRDAFLAIVRSVKNKPAFFADKLYKSMKGAGTDERTLTRIMISRSEIDLLNIRGEFIDLFDKSLHHMIEKDTSGDYCKALLALCGGDD, from the exons GTCTACAGGGGTTCGGTGAAGGATTTCCCAGGCTTTGATGCCAGTCAGGATGCAGAGGCCTTGTACAATGCCATGAAGGGATTTG GCAGTGACAAGGAGGCCATCCTTGACCTCATCACCTCCAGAAGCAACAAGCAGCGAGTGGAGATCTGCCAAGCCTACAAGTCCCTCTACGGGAAG GACCTCATCGCAGACCTCAAGTACGAGCTGACAGGGAAGTTTGAGCGGCTGATTGTGAGCCTGATGCGGCCCCCAGCTTACAGTGATGCCAAGGAGATCAAAGATGCCATCGCG GGCATCGGCACGGATGAGAAATGCCTCATTGAGATCCTCGCCTCCCGCACCAACCAGGAGATCCACAACCTGGTGGCTGCCTACAAAGACG CCTACGAGAGAGACCTGGAGGCTGACATCGTTGGAGACACGTCAGGCCACTTCAAGAAGATGCTCGTTGTTCTCCTTCAG GGCACCAGGGAGGAGGATGACGTGGTGAGCGAGGACCTGGTGGAGCAGGATGCCAAG GACCTGCTGGAAGCTGGCGAGATGAAATGGGGCACGGACGAGGCCCAGTTCATCTACATCCTTGGCCGGCGAAGCAAGCAGCACCTCCGCCTGG TCTTTGATGAGTACCTGAAGATTTCCGGGAAGCCAATCGAGAGGAGCATCCGGGGAGAGCTCTCTGGTGACTTCGAGAAGCTGATGCTGGCCGTGG TGAAGTGCGTCAGAAGCACGGCAGAGTACTTTGCTGAAAGGCTCCACAAGGCCATGAAG GGGCTGGGCACGAGAGACAACACGCTGATCCGCATCATGGTGTCCCGCAGCGAGATCGACATGCTGGACATCCGGGAGGTGTTCAGGACCAAGTATGAGAAATCTCTTTACAACATGATAAAG gagGACACCTCCGGGGAGTACAAGAAGGCTTTGCTGAAGCTGTGTGGAGGGGACGATGA TGCCGCAGGTGAGTTCTTCCCCGAGGCGGCGCAGGTGGCCTATCGGATGTGGGAGCTTAGCGCGGTGGCCAAAGTCGAG CTGCGAGGAACCGTGCAGCCCGCGGCAGGCTTCAACGACGACGGGGACGCACAGGTGCTGAGGAAGGCGATGAAGGGCCTGG GCACGGACGAAGGGGCCATCATCGACGTGGTGACGCAGAGGAGCAacgcccagaggcagcagatccTAAAGGCTTACAAAGCTCACTACGGCAGG GACCTGATGGCAGACCTGAAATCCGAGCTGTCGGGCAGCCTGGCCAAGCTGATCCTGGGGCTCATGCTGACGCCGGCGCAGTACGATGCCAAGCAGCTGCAGAAGGCCGTGGAG GGGGCCGGCACAGACGAGAGCGTCCTCATCGAAATCATGGCCACGCGGAACAACAAGGAGATCGCAGCTATCAACGAGGCGTACCAGGAAG CCTACCACAAGCGCCTGGAAGACGACCTGAGCTCTGACACATCAGGGCATTTCAAGAGGATTCTCGTCTCCCTGGCTCTG GGCAACCGTGACGAAGGACCAGAGAACCTCACACAGGCGCATGAAGATGCCAAG AAACTTGCTGACGTCTCCAGCAACGACTCCAGTGACTCCCTGGAGACCCGCTTCCTCAGCATCCTCTGCACCCGCAGCTACCCTCACCTCCGCAGAG tgTTTCAGGAGTTCATCAAAATGACCAACCACGACGTGGAGCACGCCATCAGGAAGCGGATGTCGGGAGACGTGAGGGACGCCTTCTTGGCTATCG TCCGGAGCGTGAAGAACAAGCCAGCCTTCTTTGCTGACAAGCTCTACAAGTCCATGAAG GGTGCTGGCACGGATGAGAGGACCCTCACCCGGATCATGATTTCCCGGAGCGAGATCGACCTGCTCAACATCCGGGGCGAGTTCATAGACCTGTTCGACAAATCGCTGCACCACATGATTGAG AAGGACACCTCCGGCGACTACTGCAAGGCTCTGCTGGCCCTGTGCGGGGGGGATGACTAG